From Patescibacteria group bacterium, a single genomic window includes:
- the tuf gene encoding elongation factor Tu: MATFQRTKPHVNIGTIGHVDHGKTTTTAAITTVLAKKGLAQAKKYEDIDNAPEERARGVTINISHQEYETEKRHYAHIDAPGHADYIKNMITGAAQMDGAILVVSAPDGPMPQTREHILLARQVGVPAIVVYLNKCDMVQDEELLDLVEMEVRELLNKYQYPGDEVPIIRGSSLKALEGDPVYEAKIEELMKAVDEYIPTPTRDLDKPFLMPIEDVFSIKGRGTVVTGRIERGVVKVNDTVEIVGIRPTKSTVVTGVEMFKKQLDEGQAGDNVGLLLRGIEKDDVERGQVLAKPGSITPHTEFEAEVYILTKEEGGRHTPFFKGYRPQFYIRTTDVTGEVILPEGVEMVMPGDNTKMTVKLIVPVALEEGLRFAIREGGRTVGAGVITKIIK; this comes from the coding sequence ATGGCAACATTTCAAAGAACTAAACCACATGTAAATATAGGAACCATTGGTCACGTAGATCATGGTAAGACAACAACAACAGCAGCAATTACTACTGTGCTTGCAAAGAAAGGCTTAGCACAAGCCAAAAAATATGAAGATATTGATAATGCTCCTGAAGAAAGAGCTCGTGGAGTTACCATCAATATTTCCCACCAAGAATATGAGACAGAAAAAAGACACTATGCTCATATTGACGCTCCAGGACATGCAGATTACATCAAAAACATGATCACCGGTGCGGCTCAGATGGATGGAGCAATCCTCGTCGTTTCCGCTCCAGATGGTCCTATGCCTCAAACAAGAGAGCATATCCTTCTTGCTCGTCAGGTAGGTGTTCCAGCAATTGTAGTGTATCTTAATAAATGTGATATGGTACAAGATGAAGAATTACTTGATCTTGTCGAGATGGAAGTTAGAGAACTTCTTAACAAATATCAATATCCCGGTGATGAAGTACCAATTATTCGTGGATCCTCACTTAAAGCATTGGAGGGAGATCCAGTATATGAAGCAAAGATTGAAGAGTTGATGAAAGCAGTTGATGAGTATATTCCAACTCCAACTCGTGATCTTGATAAACCATTCCTGATGCCAATTGAAGATGTTTTCTCAATTAAAGGACGAGGAACAGTTGTTACCGGAAGAATTGAGAGGGGTGTTGTCAAAGTCAATGATACTGTCGAAATAGTTGGAATTCGTCCAACCAAATCTACTGTTGTAACAGGAGTTGAGATGTTTAAGAAACAGCTTGATGAGGGTCAAGCAGGAGATAATGTTGGTCTTCTTCTTCGTGGAATTGAAAAAGACGATGTTGAAAGAGGTCAAGTATTAGCCAAACCAGGATCCATCACTCCTCATACAGAATTCGAAGCAGAGGTATATATTCTTACAAAAGAAGAAGGTGGAAGACACACACCATTCTTTAAAGGATATCGTCCACAATTTTATATTAGAACAACAGACGTTACAGGAGAAGTTATACTTCCTGAAGGTGTTGAGATGGTAATGCCAGGAGATAACACTAAAATGACAGTCAAGCTTATCGTACCGGTAGCACTTGAAGAAGGACTGAGATTCGCCATCCGAGAGGGTGGACGAACAGTTGGAGCAGGTGTTATCACAAAGATAATAAAATAA
- the rpsJ gene encoding 30S ribosomal protein S10 — MPKGRIRVRLKSYDARVIDATCQQILDTAIRTGAKIVGPVPLPTQRSVYTVTKSPFIDKNARDHFEIKVHKRLIDIISPTDKTIDSLTHLELPAGVDIEIKM, encoded by the coding sequence ATGCCAAAAGGAAGAATACGCGTACGACTGAAAAGTTATGACGCAAGAGTTATTGATGCTACGTGTCAACAAATTTTAGATACGGCGATTAGAACCGGAGCTAAAATAGTGGGACCAGTTCCTCTTCCAACTCAAAGAAGTGTTTACACAGTTACAAAATCTCCTTTTATTGATAAGAATGCACGAGATCATTTTGAGATAAAGGTTCATAAACGGTTGATTGACATCATATCTCCTACAGACAAGACAATAGATAGCTTGACACATTTAGAATTACCAGCAGGTGTTGATATTGAAATTAAAATGTAA
- the rplC gene encoding 50S ribosomal protein L3: MNTILGRKIQQTQGFLENGSRIPITVIAAEDSPVIGVKTLEKDGYAALQVGFGVKKKPSKALLGQVKKANLTYVPRIIREIRIEGEIPIQPGESIKVEEVLKPGDIVSVTGISKGKGFAGVVKRYHFKGGPRTHGQSDRERAPGSIGQTTTPGRVYKGKRMAGNMGRDQVTIHNLLVVDVDPVAKTIFLKGLVPGSIGSILTLTKTGEIASKKFVPLFKRSSYKEEQKGETLQQAEEQATDDSTSNQTDKNTQEVSANEVDEKKEEMTNA; the protein is encoded by the coding sequence ATGAACACAATATTAGGAAGAAAAATACAACAGACACAAGGATTTCTTGAAAACGGAAGTCGCATTCCGATTACAGTTATTGCTGCAGAGGATAGTCCCGTTATTGGGGTGAAAACGCTTGAGAAAGATGGTTATGCGGCACTACAAGTAGGGTTTGGCGTGAAAAAGAAGCCTTCTAAGGCTCTGCTTGGACAAGTCAAGAAAGCTAATCTCACGTATGTTCCGCGCATTATTCGTGAGATTAGAATAGAAGGGGAAATTCCTATTCAGCCTGGTGAGAGTATAAAAGTCGAAGAAGTTCTCAAACCAGGCGATATTGTATCTGTTACAGGAATTTCAAAAGGAAAGGGATTCGCTGGTGTAGTTAAACGCTACCATTTTAAAGGAGGACCACGAACACATGGTCAGTCGGATCGTGAACGCGCACCAGGATCGATTGGTCAGACTACTACTCCCGGGCGCGTTTATAAAGGTAAGAGAATGGCTGGGAATATGGGACGCGATCAAGTGACAATTCATAATCTTCTTGTTGTTGATGTTGATCCGGTAGCTAAAACTATTTTCTTGAAAGGTCTTGTTCCTGGGAGTATAGGAAGCATACTTACATTGACTAAAACAGGTGAGATAGCAAGTAAAAAGTTCGTGCCTCTTTTCAAGAGATCCTCGTATAAGGAAGAGCAAAAGGGAGAAACTTTACAACAGGCGGAAGAACAAGCAACGGATGACTCAACAAGCAATCAAACAGATAAAAACACCCAAGAAGTATCTGCAAATGAGGTTGATGAGAAGAAGGAGGAGATGACAAATGCCTAG
- the rplD gene encoding 50S ribosomal protein L4, which produces MPRTKKVAAQHEERKSSNTKLTQKSTVTEKTIEKDQSVVKAKQQIPLTMDVLDLKGNIVGSLSLPEEIFAAKVNKTLMAQAVRVYLANQRLGTLSTKSRGEVVGSTRKIYRQKGTGRARHGGIRAPIFVGGGVAHGPKPRDFSLSLPQKMKRAALFSALTLQRLEGNMKVIAGLESLEPKTKAFAQVLKNLSLAKKKKKILLVLPEKIENIQKAARNIEGVTYVLANQLNTYDVLNAGTLLFMKDTISKIQEIFKKE; this is translated from the coding sequence ATGCCTAGAACAAAAAAAGTTGCTGCTCAACATGAGGAAAGAAAATCCTCAAATACAAAGCTAACACAAAAATCTACGGTAACAGAAAAAACAATAGAAAAGGATCAATCAGTAGTAAAGGCTAAACAACAGATACCATTAACAATGGACGTACTTGATCTTAAGGGTAATATTGTGGGTTCCTTATCGCTTCCTGAGGAGATTTTTGCAGCTAAGGTTAATAAGACTCTTATGGCGCAAGCGGTACGAGTCTATCTGGCAAACCAACGTCTAGGAACACTTTCTACCAAATCTAGAGGTGAGGTTGTTGGATCAACACGAAAGATTTATCGACAAAAAGGAACAGGTAGAGCAAGACATGGTGGTATACGCGCACCTATTTTTGTTGGAGGAGGAGTTGCTCATGGGCCAAAACCACGAGATTTTAGTCTCTCTCTCCCTCAAAAAATGAAAAGAGCAGCGCTTTTCTCTGCATTAACTCTTCAAAGGTTGGAGGGTAATATGAAAGTTATTGCTGGACTTGAAAGTCTTGAACCAAAAACAAAAGCTTTTGCACAAGTTCTTAAAAATCTCTCTCTTGCTAAAAAGAAAAAAAAGATTCTTCTTGTTTTGCCTGAAAAGATAGAAAATATACAAAAAGCTGCGCGCAATATTGAAGGCGTAACTTATGTTTTAGCTAATCAACTTAATACATACGATGTTTTGAATGCTGGGACATTACTTTTTATGAAGGATACAATATCCAAGATACAAGAAATCTTTAAAAAGGAGTAA
- the rplW gene encoding 50S ribosomal protein L23, whose translation MDIFDIIKRPLITERSLEEAKKNRFSFLVDVSATKEQIKKAIEEIFKVDVVSVDTRIQKGRTQRVGIRRTVRKLTPTKKAVVTLKEGQKIDIFDLGV comes from the coding sequence ATGGATATTTTTGATATTATTAAACGTCCATTAATTACTGAAAGATCATTAGAAGAAGCGAAAAAAAATCGTTTTTCATTCCTAGTAGATGTATCAGCAACCAAAGAGCAAATTAAAAAAGCTATTGAGGAGATTTTTAAGGTGGATGTTGTGTCTGTGGATACTCGTATCCAAAAAGGAAGAACTCAGAGAGTTGGCATAAGACGAACAGTGCGCAAGCTAACTCCAACCAAAAAAGCAGTTGTTACTTTGAAGGAAGGACAAAAGATTGACATTTTTGATTTGGGAGTTTAA
- the rplB gene encoding 50S ribosomal protein L2 translates to MPRLKTIKKKHSGRDTSGQVAVRHRGGEQKRYLRKIDFKRDKHGVPGKIISIEYDPNRTADIALVQYADGEKRYILSPVGLKVGDTIESGINVEPRVGNALPLANIPIGTIVHNIELTPGKGGQLARGAGTAAIITAKENGFVHLRLPSGEIRMVSEKGIATVGQVGNVEWKNEVIGKAGRARLMGIRPSVRGVAMNPRSHPHGGGEGRSGIGMPSPKTYTGRKAVGKTRKKKKYSDKYILQRRKK, encoded by the coding sequence ATGCCAAGATTAAAAACTATTAAAAAGAAACATTCAGGAAGAGATACGAGCGGTCAAGTGGCTGTTCGGCATCGTGGTGGAGAACAAAAGCGATATCTTAGAAAAATTGATTTTAAAAGAGATAAGCATGGAGTACCAGGTAAAATTATCTCTATTGAGTATGATCCGAATCGGACAGCAGATATTGCTCTTGTTCAGTATGCTGACGGTGAGAAGCGCTATATACTCTCTCCTGTAGGTCTTAAAGTTGGAGATACGATTGAGTCGGGAATAAATGTTGAACCACGCGTAGGTAATGCCTTACCTTTGGCAAATATTCCCATTGGCACAATCGTTCATAATATTGAGCTGACACCCGGCAAGGGTGGACAACTTGCAAGAGGAGCGGGTACAGCAGCAATTATTACTGCGAAGGAGAACGGATTTGTACATCTGAGACTTCCCTCTGGTGAGATTAGAATGGTGTCTGAAAAAGGTATTGCAACAGTAGGCCAGGTTGGAAATGTTGAGTGGAAAAATGAAGTTATTGGTAAAGCAGGAAGAGCGCGTTTGATGGGTATTCGTCCGAGTGTTAGAGGAGTTGCCATGAATCCACGATCGCATCCTCATGGAGGAGGAGAAGGACGCTCAGGTATCGGTATGCCTAGCCCTAAGACCTATACTGGACGAAAAGCAGTAGGAAAAACTAGAAAAAAAAAGAAATATTCCGATAAATATATTTTGCAAAGGAGGAAAAAATGA
- the rpsS gene encoding 30S ribosomal protein S19: protein MSRSLKKGPFVDEKLMKKVMEQKKTGQRTPIKTWARASQIPPEFVGHTFAVHNGRIFVNVFVTEAMVGHRLGEFAPTRTFRSHGRVVAREISKT, encoded by the coding sequence ATGAGTAGATCACTTAAAAAAGGACCTTTTGTTGATGAAAAATTAATGAAGAAGGTAATGGAACAGAAAAAAACTGGTCAGCGCACTCCCATTAAGACATGGGCAAGGGCGTCTCAGATTCCGCCTGAGTTTGTGGGCCACACTTTTGCTGTTCATAATGGACGAATTTTCGTCAATGTATTCGTTACTGAAGCAATGGTGGGTCATAGATTGGGAGAGTTTGCTCCAACAAGAACATTCAGAAGTCATGGTCGAGTAGTTGCAAGGGAGATTTCTAAGACATAA
- the rplV gene encoding 50S ribosomal protein L22: MEIIAQANQVRISPRKVRLVADAVRRMSLDEALYALRSIRKRGARVLEKTILSAVANAVNNAKLERSKLKIARIEVTEGPAFKRYRASTRGRIHPYKKRSSNIKVVLQEVTNGTKS; the protein is encoded by the coding sequence ATGGAAATAATAGCTCAAGCAAATCAAGTTAGAATTAGTCCGCGCAAAGTGCGTCTTGTAGCAGACGCAGTAAGACGCATGTCGTTGGATGAGGCTCTTTACGCTCTTCGTTCGATTCGTAAACGAGGAGCACGAGTACTGGAAAAAACAATACTTTCAGCAGTAGCCAATGCTGTAAATAATGCTAAATTAGAAAGAAGCAAGCTAAAGATTGCAAGAATTGAGGTTACTGAGGGTCCTGCATTTAAACGTTATCGCGCATCAACAAGAGGGAGAATTCATCCTTACAAAAAGCGAAGCAGTAATATAAAAGTAGTTTTACAGGAGGTAACAAATGGGACAAAAAGTTAA
- the rpsC gene encoding 30S ribosomal protein S3, protein MGQKVNPILMRLQNVHTWSSRWFNKAHYKENVIEDYELRKLLMDRLKAAGISRVEIERSINTVKITVYVSRPGVVIGRGGSGIEDLKKTIEQFFIKRGKAGKMMPRFDLKVEQVKDPNLDAYLVAKSVSEALIRRLAFKRVLTQTAEKVMSSGALGVRIVLSGRIAGAEIGRKEKIQLGTVPLSTIRANIDYAEYPALTKKGYIGVKVWINRPKEK, encoded by the coding sequence ATGGGACAAAAAGTTAATCCAATTTTGATGAGATTACAGAATGTTCACACTTGGAGTAGCAGGTGGTTTAATAAGGCGCATTATAAAGAAAACGTCATTGAGGATTATGAACTCAGAAAGCTTTTAATGGATCGTCTGAAGGCAGCGGGGATTAGTAGAGTAGAGATTGAAAGATCAATCAATACCGTAAAAATTACAGTTTATGTATCACGACCAGGAGTTGTTATAGGAAGAGGAGGGTCAGGAATTGAGGATCTTAAAAAGACAATAGAGCAGTTCTTTATAAAAAGAGGAAAAGCAGGTAAAATGATGCCTAGATTTGATCTAAAAGTAGAACAGGTAAAAGATCCGAATCTTGATGCATATCTTGTTGCTAAAAGTGTGTCGGAAGCATTGATTAGACGTCTTGCATTTAAGCGTGTCCTTACTCAGACAGCTGAAAAAGTTATGAGTTCAGGTGCACTGGGAGTAAGGATTGTTCTTTCAGGCCGCATTGCAGGAGCTGAAATTGGACGTAAAGAAAAAATTCAACTGGGAACAGTCCCTCTCTCAACAATTCGTGCCAATATTGATTATGCAGAATATCCTGCACTGACTAAAAAGGGGTATATAGGTGTTAAAGTATGGATTAATAGACCAAAGGAGAAATAA
- the rplP gene encoding 50S ribosomal protein L16 encodes MRGRMKGEAHRGTTLAFGEFGLQSEEEGWISSRQIEAARRSITHYTQRGGKVWIRIFPDKPITKKPPEVRMGGGKGDVYEYVAPVLPGRVLFEMGGVSKEVAMEALRLAAHKLPVKTKFISKE; translated from the coding sequence ATGCGGGGAAGAATGAAAGGGGAGGCTCATCGTGGAACAACACTTGCCTTTGGTGAATTTGGTCTTCAGAGTGAAGAAGAAGGATGGATTTCCAGCAGGCAGATTGAGGCTGCACGTAGATCCATTACACACTATACACAGCGAGGTGGAAAAGTGTGGATTAGGATTTTTCCTGATAAACCAATTACCAAAAAACCACCAGAGGTGCGTATGGGAGGGGGAAAAGGTGACGTCTATGAGTATGTCGCCCCTGTTCTTCCTGGAAGAGTACTTTTTGAGATGGGTGGTGTATCCAAAGAAGTTGCAATGGAGGCTCTGCGTTTAGCAGCGCATAAGCTTCCTGTGAAGACAAAATTTATTAGTAAGGAGTAA
- the rpmC gene encoding 50S ribosomal protein L29 — translation MIMKQKVLSEIKNKDVQELRKMLDEAKKELFQLKLDHAQFKLKNTRSIFHKRKEIAIIQTILKEKEAYGKNA, via the coding sequence ATGATTATGAAACAGAAAGTATTATCAGAAATCAAAAATAAAGATGTTCAAGAATTAAGAAAGATGCTTGATGAAGCTAAAAAAGAATTATTTCAACTTAAACTTGATCATGCGCAGTTTAAACTTAAGAATACTCGATCTATTTTTCATAAACGAAAAGAGATTGCAATTATACAAACAATATTAAAAGAAAAGGAGGCATATGGCAAAAACGCTTAG
- the rpsQ gene encoding 30S ribosomal protein S17 — protein MAKTLRGKVISTSMQNTAVVEVTRRTPHPVYKKLLTKSKKYKVDTRNVNVNVGDEVVIVETRPISKEKHFAVAQVIKKQGKEK, from the coding sequence ATGGCAAAAACGCTTAGAGGTAAAGTTATTTCAACATCAATGCAGAATACTGCGGTTGTAGAGGTGACAAGAAGGACGCCTCATCCAGTATATAAAAAGTTATTGACAAAAAGTAAGAAATACAAAGTTGATACCAGAAATGTCAACGTCAATGTGGGAGATGAGGTTGTGATTGTCGAAACAAGACCCATATCCAAAGAAAAACATTTTGCAGTTGCTCAAGTAATAAAAAAACAAGGTAAGGAGAAATAA
- the rplN gene encoding 50S ribosomal protein L14 gives MLTVADNSGARLLQVIHIFGGSKRRKGGLGDIVNAVVKQAIPHGQVKEGEIVKAVIVRTRKEHRREDGSYIRFSDNAAVLIDNAKDKNPRGTRIFGPIAREVRDKGFTKIASMAIEVV, from the coding sequence ATGTTAACCGTGGCAGACAACTCAGGAGCAAGACTTTTGCAAGTGATCCATATTTTTGGAGGATCAAAGCGACGCAAAGGTGGTCTCGGTGATATCGTCAATGCTGTTGTCAAACAAGCTATTCCTCATGGACAGGTAAAAGAAGGAGAAATAGTCAAAGCGGTTATTGTAAGAACGCGCAAGGAACATCGTCGAGAAGATGGGTCTTACATACGCTTTTCCGATAATGCTGCGGTTTTGATTGACAACGCAAAGGATAAGAATCCTCGCGGCACACGCATCTTTGGGCCTATTGCCCGAGAAGTACGTGATAAAGGATTCACTAAGATTGCCAGTATGGCAATTGAAGTTGTTTAA
- the rplX gene encoding 50S ribosomal protein L24, whose protein sequence is MKYKKGDLVIVTAGKDKGKIGKIEKVLTKENKVIVEGVNQYKRHVKARSEGQKSEIITITKPLPVSNIAFFDQKTKKPTRLGYKIEKGTKIRISKVSGEEV, encoded by the coding sequence ATGAAATACAAAAAAGGAGATTTAGTTATCGTAACAGCAGGAAAAGATAAAGGAAAAATAGGGAAAATTGAAAAAGTTCTAACAAAAGAGAACAAAGTTATTGTTGAGGGAGTTAATCAGTATAAACGTCACGTCAAGGCACGTTCTGAAGGGCAAAAATCAGAGATAATTACGATAACCAAACCATTACCGGTATCCAATATCGCATTTTTTGATCAGAAAACCAAAAAACCAACGCGTTTGGGATATAAGATAGAAAAAGGAACAAAGATTAGAATTAGTAAAGTATCAGGAGAGGAAGTTTAA
- the rplE gene encoding 50S ribosomal protein L5, producing the protein MENLQKRYINTIRRELQEKLKIKNPMATPKLVKIVVNMGVKDAVVDKKNIDRASAALAKITGQKPKIARARKSIASFKVRQGDPIGVMVTLRGKRMYDFFEKLTSIVLPRLKDFHGVSRKSFDGKGNYTLGLSEYTVFPEIDPASVERVQGLEMVFVTTARDNEEGLALLEALGMPFAKEGGKS; encoded by the coding sequence ATGGAAAACTTACAAAAACGGTATATCAATACAATACGCAGAGAATTACAGGAAAAACTCAAAATTAAAAATCCCATGGCGACACCTAAGCTAGTAAAGATAGTTGTTAATATGGGTGTCAAAGATGCAGTAGTTGATAAGAAAAATATAGATCGAGCCAGTGCAGCTTTGGCAAAAATCACGGGTCAAAAACCAAAAATCGCAAGAGCTCGAAAATCTATAGCCTCCTTTAAGGTGCGTCAAGGAGATCCAATCGGAGTGATGGTAACTCTGCGAGGTAAGAGAATGTATGACTTTTTTGAGAAACTGACGAGTATTGTTCTTCCTCGATTGAAGGATTTTCATGGCGTTAGTAGAAAAAGCTTCGACGGTAAAGGAAATTATACTCTTGGTTTAAGCGAATACACTGTCTTTCCTGAGATTGATCCGGCAAGCGTGGAGCGTGTGCAAGGATTAGAGATGGTTTTTGTAACTACAGCACGTGACAATGAGGAAGGCTTAGCACTTCTTGAAGCTTTAGGAATGCCATTTGCAAAGGAAGGAGGTAAATCATAA
- the rpsZ gene encoding 30S ribosomal protein S14 type Z: MAKKSDIVKFQKKQKYAVRHVNRCAICGRSRGYLRRFGLCRICFRERASKGELPGVLKASW, translated from the coding sequence ATGGCAAAAAAATCAGATATTGTTAAATTTCAGAAAAAACAGAAATACGCAGTAAGACACGTGAATAGATGTGCTATTTGTGGAAGGTCAAGAGGTTACCTTAGACGCTTTGGTCTGTGCAGAATTTGTTTTAGAGAAAGAGCGTCTAAAGGTGAGCTTCCAGGAGTCTTGAAAGCAAGTTGGTAA
- the rpsH gene encoding 30S ribosomal protein S8, translating into MINHQVTDFIIRVKNASAARRKEVIMPYSSIVKAIAKVLVKEGFLADVKETEIEGKKMLSVGIRYAKRKPVVNTVEIVSKPSLRVYMNSNELQKEMRKKALTILVSTNEGIMTAQDALKKGIGGEILFKIG; encoded by the coding sequence ATGATTAATCATCAGGTAACAGATTTTATTATTAGAGTTAAGAATGCTTCAGCAGCAAGAAGAAAAGAAGTTATTATGCCTTACTCATCTATAGTTAAGGCTATCGCTAAAGTTCTTGTGAAGGAAGGATTTCTGGCAGATGTTAAAGAAACAGAGATTGAAGGAAAGAAAATGCTTTCTGTTGGTATTCGTTATGCTAAACGTAAGCCAGTTGTAAATACAGTTGAAATAGTTTCCAAACCATCACTTAGAGTATATATGAATAGTAATGAATTGCAAAAAGAGATGCGCAAGAAGGCTCTGACTATACTCGTTTCCACAAATGAGGGCATTATGACCGCCCAAGACGCTTTAAAAAAGGGAATAGGAGGAGAAATTCTTTTTAAGATAGGATAG
- the rplF gene encoding 50S ribosomal protein L6, producing the protein MSKIGKLPIQLPSGVQVTVNGQDITVSGVKGQLSYHVPEGIQVEVVDNTNLVVSQKDPANKDLAAIYGLTRAQLANMVKGVSTGFEKKLELKGVGYRAQIQGNDLILSLGFSHPVKFTPKEGIKISVSDNVITVSGIDKSLVGETAAKIRSIKEPEPYKGKGIQYVGEQVRRKAGKAAKAVGGK; encoded by the coding sequence ATGTCAAAAATAGGAAAATTACCAATTCAATTACCATCTGGAGTACAAGTGACAGTCAATGGACAAGATATAACGGTTTCTGGTGTTAAAGGACAATTATCTTATCATGTTCCAGAAGGAATTCAGGTTGAAGTTGTTGATAATACAAATTTAGTTGTTTCTCAAAAAGATCCTGCCAATAAAGATCTTGCAGCAATTTATGGTCTTACACGAGCGCAACTTGCCAATATGGTAAAAGGGGTAAGTACCGGTTTTGAAAAAAAACTGGAATTAAAAGGTGTAGGATATAGAGCTCAAATTCAAGGTAATGATCTTATTCTCTCTCTTGGATTTTCGCATCCTGTCAAATTTACTCCCAAGGAGGGAATAAAAATTAGTGTTAGTGATAATGTTATTACCGTATCGGGAATAGATAAAAGCCTTGTAGGTGAGACAGCTGCCAAGATACGTAGTATCAAAGAGCCTGAGCCTTATAAAGGTAAAGGGATTCAATATGTTGGGGAGCAAGTTCGAAGAAAGGCAGGAAAAGCTGCAAAAGCAGTAGGAGGAAAATAA
- the rplR gene encoding 50S ribosomal protein L18: protein MEEVIKKRVKRQKRVREKIRSVTTLPRLSVFRSNKRMYAQIIDDQKGVTLLGVAEKSLTGSKTERARSLGQEIARLAKEKQITRVVFDKGRYAYHGRVKAFAEGAREGGLQF from the coding sequence ATGGAAGAGGTAATTAAGAAAAGAGTTAAAAGACAGAAAAGAGTACGGGAAAAAATTAGAAGTGTTACTACACTTCCCCGTCTTTCTGTCTTTAGATCTAATAAACGTATGTATGCACAGATTATTGATGATCAAAAAGGTGTCACACTTTTAGGTGTTGCTGAGAAATCCCTTACTGGTAGTAAGACTGAACGAGCACGGTCTCTTGGACAAGAGATAGCTAGACTAGCAAAAGAGAAACAGATAACTCGTGTAGTTTTTGATAAAGGAAGATATGCTTATCATGGCCGCGTAAAAGCGTTCGCAGAGGGAGCGCGGGAAGGAGGATTGCAATTTTAA
- the rpsE gene encoding 30S ribosomal protein S5: MDQTGQKSDFIEQIVKISRVSKKTKGGNKVSFSALAVVGNGRGRVGVGLGKAPDVSAAIRKGINLAKKHMITVPIVNETIPTRIDVKVGACRVMLKPAPRGSGIIAGGAVRSVVSAAGITNISSKVLGSNNKVGNVYATFEALRQLALMKEREDMKKEKVK, encoded by the coding sequence ATGGATCAGACAGGTCAAAAGAGTGATTTTATTGAACAAATTGTAAAAATAAGCAGAGTCTCTAAGAAGACAAAAGGAGGGAATAAAGTGAGTTTTTCAGCTTTAGCTGTTGTAGGTAACGGACGAGGTAGAGTGGGAGTTGGACTAGGAAAAGCACCTGATGTTTCAGCAGCAATTCGCAAAGGAATTAACTTAGCAAAGAAACACATGATAACTGTTCCAATTGTGAATGAAACAATTCCTACACGCATAGATGTCAAAGTAGGAGCCTGTAGAGTGATGCTTAAACCTGCTCCGCGAGGCAGTGGTATTATAGCGGGTGGAGCAGTACGCAGCGTAGTATCAGCTGCTGGTATTACAAATATTTCATCAAAAGTGCTAGGATCGAATAATAAAGTAGGCAATGTGTACGCAACCTTTGAAGCTCTACGACAACTGGCATTAATGAAAGAAAGAGAAGATATGAAAAAGGAGAAGGTGAAATAA
- the rplO gene encoding 50S ribosomal protein L15, producing the protein MTLYKLPKITEKKKRRLGRGHGSGRGKTAGRGTKGQKARSSIPLSFEGGALPLIKRLPFLRGKDRHRSLLVDPVVLNVKALNKLPKNSVVDIDTLVKYKLVREKEAKVRGVKILGDGELTIPLTVKLPVSKAAEEKILKAGGKVEPISLSVNVSQ; encoded by the coding sequence ATGACACTTTATAAATTACCCAAAATAACAGAGAAAAAGAAACGTCGTCTCGGTCGAGGCCATGGGTCAGGACGAGGAAAAACAGCAGGGCGTGGAACAAAAGGCCAAAAAGCACGCAGCTCAATCCCACTATCTTTTGAAGGTGGAGCTCTTCCTTTGATTAAACGTCTTCCTTTTCTCAGAGGTAAGGATCGGCATCGATCTCTTCTTGTAGATCCAGTTGTTCTTAATGTTAAGGCTTTAAACAAACTTCCCAAAAATAGTGTGGTAGATATTGATACTTTAGTAAAATATAAGCTGGTAAGAGAGAAAGAGGCAAAAGTTCGTGGAGTAAAAATTCTTGGGGATGGAGAATTAACAATTCCACTTACTGTCAAACTTCCAGTTTCAAAAGCAGCTGAGGAAAAGATTCTCAAAGCGGGTGGAAAAGTTGAGCCGATTTCATTAAGTGTAAACGTTTCTCAATGA